The Sorangiineae bacterium MSr11367 genome window below encodes:
- a CDS encoding coniferyl aldehyde dehydrogenase — protein sequence MTTSAETHRTTESKTNGGVTATATSSGATQTQAPPGTTESKTADRPDMHTVLKTMRAAHKASPAPTYEERIASLDKLEAALLAHKEDIVRAISTDFGNRSRHESLVSEVFVVVGAIKHARDHLRDWMEPEGREVAWAFLPASAEVQMQPLGVVGIIAPWNYPIQLGLSPLVGALAAGNRVMIKPSELTPSASDVLDQIVREVFKPDHVAVITGGPEVGEEFSKLPFDHLVFTGSTRVGKIVMRNASEHLTPVTLELGGKSPTIIGDDFAIEEAALRIIAGKAFNAGQTCIAPDYVFVPAKKVEAFIAGCKKAVAKLYPDLRRNEDYTTIVNERHFDRLRGYLDDAREKGAHIIELADAEADRATRKMGPILVVQPREDTVVMQEEIFGPILPILAYEKLDDVIDYVNEHPRPLALYYFGYDQSQIDRVLERTVSGGVSINETMLHVAQDDLPFGGVGPSGMGHYHAHEGFVAFSKKKPVFYQSRLNARSLLLPPYGKAANMFFRLTLGK from the coding sequence ATGACGACTTCCGCCGAGACCCATCGCACGACCGAATCAAAAACGAACGGCGGCGTGACGGCCACCGCTACATCGTCGGGCGCCACACAGACGCAAGCGCCCCCCGGGACGACGGAATCGAAGACGGCCGACCGTCCCGACATGCACACGGTTCTGAAGACGATGCGGGCAGCCCACAAGGCCTCGCCGGCACCAACGTACGAAGAGCGCATTGCCTCGCTCGACAAGCTGGAGGCCGCGCTTCTCGCGCACAAGGAAGACATCGTCCGTGCCATCTCCACGGACTTCGGCAATCGCTCGCGCCACGAGTCGCTCGTCTCCGAAGTGTTCGTGGTGGTGGGCGCGATCAAGCATGCACGCGACCATTTGCGCGACTGGATGGAGCCCGAGGGGCGTGAGGTCGCTTGGGCCTTTCTGCCCGCGAGCGCCGAGGTCCAGATGCAGCCGCTCGGCGTGGTGGGAATCATCGCGCCGTGGAATTACCCGATTCAGCTCGGGCTCTCGCCGCTGGTCGGCGCGCTCGCCGCCGGCAACCGCGTGATGATCAAGCCGTCGGAGCTCACGCCGAGCGCATCCGACGTGCTCGACCAGATCGTGCGCGAGGTGTTCAAGCCGGACCACGTCGCGGTCATCACCGGAGGACCGGAGGTGGGCGAGGAGTTCTCCAAGCTGCCGTTCGATCACCTGGTGTTCACCGGTTCGACCCGCGTTGGCAAAATCGTGATGCGCAATGCATCCGAGCACCTGACGCCCGTCACTCTGGAGCTGGGCGGCAAGTCGCCGACCATCATCGGCGACGACTTTGCCATCGAGGAAGCCGCCCTGCGCATCATCGCGGGCAAAGCTTTCAACGCCGGGCAGACGTGCATCGCACCGGACTACGTGTTCGTCCCCGCCAAGAAGGTGGAGGCGTTCATCGCCGGGTGCAAGAAGGCGGTGGCCAAGCTTTACCCGGACCTTCGCCGCAACGAGGATTACACGACCATCGTCAACGAGCGGCACTTCGATCGGCTGCGCGGTTACCTGGACGATGCGCGCGAAAAGGGCGCCCACATCATCGAGCTGGCCGACGCCGAGGCCGACCGTGCGACGCGCAAGATGGGCCCCATCTTGGTGGTGCAGCCCCGCGAAGACACGGTGGTGATGCAGGAGGAAATCTTCGGCCCCATCCTCCCCATCTTGGCGTACGAGAAGCTCGACGACGTGATCGACTACGTCAACGAGCACCCGCGCCCCCTCGCCCTCTACTACTTCGGCTACGATCAGTCGCAGATCGACCGCGTGCTGGAGCGCACCGTCTCGGGCGGCGTGTCGATCAACGAGACGATGCTCCACGTTGCACAGGACGACCTGCCCTTCGGCGGCGTCGGGCCGAGCGGCATGGGGCACTACCACGCGCACGAGGGCTTCGTGGCCTTCTCGAAGAAGAAGCCCGTCTTCTATCAGAGCCGGCTGAACGCGCGCTCGCTGCTCTTGCCGCCGTACGGCAAGGCCGCGAACATGTTCTTCCGGCTCACGCTCGGAAAGTAG